In a genomic window of Apteryx mantelli isolate bAptMan1 chromosome 2, bAptMan1.hap1, whole genome shotgun sequence:
- the PXDNL gene encoding LOW QUALITY PROTEIN: probable oxidoreductase PXDNL (The sequence of the model RefSeq protein was modified relative to this genomic sequence to represent the inferred CDS: inserted 7 bases in 6 codons; deleted 2 bases in 2 codons; substituted 3 bases at 3 genomic stop codons) gives MVANSSGQLLEDFAIMMKTLNSAFSIEIIQSTKNFSYDDLVSSHYPSLTASISGCTAHRIVRDCSDICFHLKYRSYHGTCNSPQHPVRGTSTTGFEQILNXMHENGFNIPWGLNHASLYSGYILPQPRLISTKVIDTETIKPDDRYSHMLMQXGQFLDXDLDKTMTALSMPCFADSQPCSIACINDPLWFPIITAHDDPQVTNSKCMFWVCSXPVCSSGMPSLIMNSASVREQINHLTSHIDASKVYGSSERESEELRDETTQYGLLKEDLHCQTRKHLLLLATGLPTKCTREENESAVPCFLAGDYRENEKLRLNALHMMWFHKHNHIAREXLKINSHWDGDIVYNEIRKIXLGSITLTHWLPKXLGEHGMKLMGNYKGCNPSLNAGIVNEFATNALCLVTCXSILFYLLNETFGEIMHGHLLIHNVFFVPSXIIKEGVIDDPVLCGLLCVAGKIRVSFQLLKFKLTERFYTMTRSTLDLAATDIQRVCDCGIPRYADYWAFFNLT, from the exons atGGTAGCAAATAGCTCGGGACAGTTGCTGGAGGACTTTGCAATCATGATGAAGACCTTGAACAGTGCATTCTCAATAGAGATCATACAGAGCACCAAG AATTTCTCTTATGATGACCTGGTTTCCTCTCACTACCCCAGTCTCACTGCCAGTATTTCTGGATGTACTGCTCACAGAATAGTT CGAGATTGCTCTGACATCTGTTTCCATCTAAAGTACAGAAGCTATCATGGAACATGTAACAGTCCACAACACCCAGTGCGGGGCACTTCTACAACTGGTTTTGAACAGATCCTTA CCATGCATGAAAATGGTTTTAACATACCCTGGGGTTTAAATCATGCATCTTTGTATAGTGGTTATATTCTTCCACAGCCAAGGCTTATTTCAACAAAAGTGATTGATACAGAGACAATAAAGCCTGATGACAGATACAGCCATATGCTCATGCAGTAGGGCCAGTTTTTAGA TGACTTGGATAAGACAATGACTGCTTTGAGTATGCCTTGTTTTGCTGATAGTCAGCCATGTAGCATAGCATGTATTAATGATCCACTGTGGTTTCCCATCATTACTGCTCATGATGATCCCCAAGTAACAAATTCAAAATGCATGTTCTGGGTTTGCT AGCCAGTTTGCAGCAGTGGGATGCCCTCTCTCATAATGAACTCAGCTAGTGTGAGGGAGCAAATTAACCATCTGACATCACATATTGATGCTTCTAAAGTGTATGGAAGCTCTGAGAGAGAATCAGAAGAACTAAGAGATGAAACTACTCAATATGGCCTCCTCAAAGAAGATCTTCATTGCCAAACCAGAAAGCACTTACTGCTATTAGCCACAGGTCTGCCAACTAAATGTAcaagagaggaaaatgaaagtgCTGTACCATGCTTTCTAGCAGGAGACTATAGAGAAAATGAGAAGTTGCGTCTAAATGCTTTGCACATGATGTGGTTTCATAAACATAACCACATAGCAAGGG TGCTGAAAATAAATTCGCACTGGGATGGAGACATTGTCTATAATGAAATCAGAAAGA GATTGGGCAGTATCACATTGACTCACTGGCTACCCA ATCTTGGTGAGCATGGCATGAAGCTGATGGGTAATTACAAAGGTTGTAATCCCAGTCTAAATGCTGGAATTGTTAATGAATTTGCAACAAATGCTTTATGTTTGGTCACATGCTGATCAATCTTGTTCTATTTGTTGAATGAGACTTTTGGAGAAATAATGCATGGTCACCTTTTGATTCACAACGTCTTCTTTGTACCATCCTGAATAATCAAGGAGGGAGTCATTGAC GATCCTGTCCTGTGTGGTTTGCTTTGTGTGGCTGGTAAAATCAGAGTGTCTTTTCAGCTTCTGAAATTCAAACTGACAGAAAGGTTTTACACCATGACACGCTCTACCCTGGATTTGGCAGCTACAGATATCCAGAGGGTGTGTGATTGTGGGATTCCACGCTATGCTGACTATTGGGCTTTCTTTAACTTAACTTGA